From the Oceanicaulis alexandrii DSM 11625 genome, one window contains:
- a CDS encoding phosphomannomutase/phosphoglucomutase — protein sequence MRTDLQPNTWDYETEAFVTPTGFREYDARWWFGHPGSDKPPQINLYGIQALGLGLGTLIHELGKEPKIVTGHDFRSYSLSVKQALEVGLMQAGIEVHDIGLALSPTAYFAQFHLDIESVAMVTASHNSNGWTGVKMGVERPLTFGPKEMTRLKEIVLNDEGVARPGGGYVREMGVADAYKAELSDSLSLKRKIKAVVACGNGTAGAFAPQVLEAMGVEVIAMDCELDHTFPKYNPNPEDMKMLHAMSARVKETGADLGLAFDGDGDRCGVVDNTGEEIFADKVGLMLARDLSERHKGAKFVVDVKSTGLFAIDPVLKANGCETEYWKTGHSYIKRRANELGALAGFEKSGHFFLQPPVGRGYDDGIVAARCILEMLERNPGKTVADLKNDLPVSYGSPTMSPACSDEEKYGVVDRIVAAFQKRHADGVQLAGRTIIDVNTVNGVRFTLEGGAWGLVRASSNTPNLVIVVESPDSKDDVRAIFAAIKDELANHPEIGAFDQEL from the coding sequence ATGCGCACCGATCTTCAGCCGAACACCTGGGATTATGAAACCGAGGCGTTCGTGACGCCGACCGGCTTTCGGGAGTATGACGCGCGCTGGTGGTTCGGCCATCCGGGCTCTGACAAGCCGCCCCAGATCAATCTCTATGGCATACAGGCGCTTGGGCTGGGCCTCGGCACGCTGATCCATGAACTGGGCAAAGAGCCCAAGATCGTCACCGGTCATGATTTCCGCAGCTATTCGCTCAGCGTCAAGCAAGCGCTGGAAGTGGGGCTGATGCAGGCGGGCATTGAAGTCCACGACATTGGCCTGGCGCTGTCGCCGACCGCCTATTTCGCGCAATTTCATCTTGATATTGAATCGGTGGCGATGGTCACCGCCAGCCATAACTCAAACGGTTGGACCGGGGTGAAAATGGGCGTGGAGCGTCCGCTGACCTTCGGCCCCAAGGAAATGACCCGCCTGAAAGAGATCGTCCTCAATGATGAGGGCGTGGCGCGGCCGGGCGGCGGATATGTGCGCGAAATGGGCGTGGCGGACGCCTACAAGGCCGAGCTGTCAGACAGTCTGTCGCTGAAGCGCAAGATCAAGGCCGTGGTCGCTTGCGGCAATGGCACGGCGGGCGCGTTCGCGCCGCAAGTGCTTGAGGCCATGGGCGTTGAGGTCATCGCCATGGATTGCGAGCTCGATCACACCTTCCCCAAATACAACCCCAACCCTGAAGACATGAAAATGCTGCACGCCATGTCGGCGCGGGTGAAGGAGACCGGCGCGGATCTCGGTCTCGCCTTTGACGGCGACGGAGACCGCTGCGGCGTGGTGGACAATACCGGTGAGGAAATCTTCGCCGACAAGGTGGGCCTGATGCTCGCCCGCGATCTGTCCGAGCGCCATAAGGGCGCGAAATTTGTGGTGGACGTCAAATCCACCGGCCTGTTCGCCATCGACCCGGTGCTGAAAGCCAATGGCTGCGAGACCGAGTACTGGAAGACCGGCCATTCCTACATCAAGCGCCGCGCCAATGAGCTGGGCGCGCTGGCGGGTTTTGAAAAGTCGGGCCATTTCTTCCTGCAGCCGCCGGTGGGGCGCGGCTATGACGACGGCATCGTCGCCGCGCGCTGCATTCTGGAAATGCTGGAACGCAATCCCGGCAAGACGGTCGCGGATCTGAAGAACGACCTGCCCGTCAGCTATGGCTCGCCGACCATGTCGCCGGCGTGCTCGGATGAAGAGAAATATGGCGTCGTTGATCGCATTGTGGCGGCTTTCCAGAAACGCCATGCCGACGGCGTACAGCTGGCGGGCCGTACCATCATCGATGTGAACACCGTCAATGGCGTGCGCTTCACGCTCGAGGGCGGCGCCTGGGGGCTGGTGCGCGCCAGCTCCAATACGCCCAACCTTGTGATTGTGGTGGAAAGCCCCGACAGCAAGGACGATGTGAGAGCGATCTTCGCCGCCATCAAGGACGAGCTGGCGAACCATCCCGAGATCGGCGCGTTCGATCAGGAGCTGTAA